The following are encoded together in the bacterium genome:
- a CDS encoding glutaminyl-peptide cyclotransferase, with protein sequence MGSVDRVGGARYRARVLPVLVGLLLLATGTSSGAQPTALGVQVLAAYPHDPRAFTQGLLLHDGALYESTGLVGRSSLRQVELESGRVLRQKDLPPPLFGEGLAWARDELVQLTWQNGRALRWDPPTFEPRGEWRYEGEGWGLCFDGKALVQSDGSAQLTFRDPATFAVQRTLAVTENGQPVPRLNELECVGDTIYANVWLTDRIVAIAAASGLVRASIDASGLLSPEERRQIGSEAILNGIAFDPSNNTYLLTGKLWPKLFRVRFVPR encoded by the coding sequence ATGGGCTCGGTTGACCGCGTCGGCGGGGCTCGCTATCGCGCCCGGGTGCTGCCGGTCCTGGTCGGGTTGCTGCTGCTGGCGACGGGGACCTCCAGCGGCGCGCAGCCGACGGCGCTGGGCGTGCAGGTGCTGGCGGCCTATCCGCACGACCCGCGCGCCTTCACCCAGGGCCTGCTGCTGCACGACGGCGCGCTCTACGAGAGCACCGGCCTGGTCGGACGTTCGAGCCTGCGCCAGGTCGAGCTGGAAAGCGGCCGGGTGCTGCGGCAGAAGGACCTGCCGCCGCCGCTCTTCGGCGAGGGGCTGGCCTGGGCGCGCGACGAGCTGGTGCAGCTCACCTGGCAGAACGGTCGCGCCCTGCGCTGGGATCCGCCCACCTTCGAGCCGCGCGGCGAGTGGCGGTACGAGGGCGAGGGCTGGGGCCTCTGCTTCGACGGCAAGGCGCTGGTGCAGAGCGACGGCAGCGCCCAGCTCACCTTCCGCGACCCCGCCACCTTTGCCGTGCAGCGCACCCTGGCGGTGACCGAGAACGGCCAGCCGGTGCCCCGCCTCAACGAGCTCGAGTGCGTCGGCGACACCATCTACGCCAACGTCTGGCTGACCGACCGCATCGTCGCCATCGCCGCCGCCAGCGGCCTCGTCCGCGCCAGCATCGACGCCAGCGGCCTCCTCAGCCCCGAGGAGCGGCGGCAGATCGGCAGCGAGGCGATCCTCAACGGCATCGCCTTCGACCCCTCCAACAACACCTACCTGCTGACCGGCAAGCTGTGGCCGAAACTGTTCCGGGTGCGTTTCGTCCCCCGCTGA